The following are encoded in a window of Verrucomicrobiia bacterium genomic DNA:
- a CDS encoding DNA topoisomerase III, with the protein MGKALIIAEKPSVASDIAKALGGFKKSEDFFESDRYVVSSAVGHLLQLSVPDEFEVKRGKWTFANLPVIPPHFDLKPIEKTESRLKVLTKLIKRKDIDSLINACDAGREGELIFRYIIQHAHVEKPIQRLWLQSMTPAAIRDGFEHLRTDADMIPLADAATCRSESDWLIGINGTRAMTAFNSKTGGFHLTTVGRVQTPTLAILVEREEKIKKFVARDFWEIHGTFGAKAGQYAGRWFDEKFSREKKEGDEHQRAERLWNKNAADAIREKCLGKPGIVTEESKPATQLSPLLYDLTSLQREANGRFGYSAKNTLGLAQALYEKHKVLTYPRTDSRALPEDYVATVKKTMATLADATGYSTFADQILKSDWVRPNKRIFNNAKVSDHFAIIPIGPPPKNLTEPEQKLYDLVTKRFLAVFYPAAEFLVTTRITRVESEPFKTEGRVMVNAGWMTVYGRDAETDETPTLVAVEANESVKTENIEVQGQQTKPPARFSEATLLGAMEGAGKLIEDEELREAMIEKGLGTPATRSTIIEGLIYEKYVLRNGRELQPTAKAFSIITLLRGLQIPQLCSPELTGEWEFKLNLMARGKMKRDQFMQEIADATRDIVAKAKSHESDTVPGDYGKLNVPCPKCGGEILENYKKFQCQKCDFALWKIVAGRQLEISEVEELIKLGKVGPLQGFRSKQGFPFAAIIKMGPEFKPEFDFGNDQSKDGEAAAPVDFTGKEPLGKCPKCGSRVFDTGMKYVCEKAVGPDKTCTFTTGKIILQQTIEPAQVVKLLTEGKTDLLKGFVSKKNNRKFEARLILKDGGTAFEFAPREKKGKGKDGAPKEPMPKIDFTGKEVVGKCPKCGGRVFDTEEGYICENSQLDAKPCKFKKISKELLQQPIDHAQAEKLLANGKTDLLEKFISKAGRPFPAYLVMDKTGKVSFEFPPREGEG; encoded by the coding sequence ATGGGAAAAGCATTGATCATAGCGGAAAAACCCTCGGTCGCCAGCGACATCGCCAAGGCGTTGGGAGGTTTTAAGAAATCGGAAGATTTCTTCGAGAGCGACCGTTATGTGGTGTCTTCCGCCGTGGGCCATCTACTGCAACTGTCCGTGCCGGACGAATTCGAAGTGAAGCGCGGCAAGTGGACCTTCGCGAACCTGCCCGTCATCCCGCCGCACTTTGATCTCAAGCCCATCGAGAAAACCGAGTCGCGGTTGAAGGTGCTCACGAAGCTCATCAAGCGCAAAGATATTGACTCACTCATCAACGCTTGCGACGCCGGGCGCGAAGGCGAATTGATTTTTCGTTACATCATCCAGCACGCGCACGTGGAAAAACCGATCCAGCGCCTGTGGCTGCAATCCATGACTCCGGCGGCGATCCGCGACGGCTTTGAGCATCTGCGCACAGACGCGGACATGATTCCGCTGGCGGATGCGGCGACGTGCCGCTCGGAATCGGATTGGCTGATTGGCATCAACGGCACGCGCGCCATGACGGCGTTCAATTCAAAGACTGGCGGCTTTCATCTGACGACGGTGGGCCGGGTGCAGACGCCGACGCTGGCGATTTTGGTTGAGCGCGAGGAGAAGATCAAAAAATTTGTCGCGCGCGATTTCTGGGAAATCCACGGAACCTTCGGCGCGAAGGCCGGGCAATATGCCGGACGCTGGTTCGACGAAAAATTTTCACGCGAGAAAAAAGAAGGTGATGAACATCAGCGCGCCGAACGCCTCTGGAACAAAAATGCCGCCGATGCCATTCGTGAAAAATGCCTCGGGAAACCGGGCATCGTCACCGAGGAAAGCAAACCCGCGACGCAGCTTTCGCCATTATTATATGACCTGACCAGTTTGCAGCGCGAGGCAAACGGTCGTTTCGGCTATTCCGCAAAGAACACGCTCGGCTTGGCCCAAGCACTTTACGAAAAGCACAAAGTCCTGACCTATCCCAGAACGGATTCGCGCGCGTTGCCGGAAGATTACGTAGCGACCGTTAAGAAAACGATGGCCACGCTGGCGGATGCCACCGGCTACAGTACGTTCGCCGACCAGATTTTGAAGTCCGACTGGGTCAGGCCGAACAAGCGCATATTTAATAATGCAAAAGTGTCGGACCATTTTGCGATTATCCCCATCGGACCGCCGCCGAAGAATTTGACCGAGCCTGAACAGAAACTTTACGACCTGGTCACGAAACGGTTTCTCGCGGTGTTTTATCCGGCGGCAGAATTTTTGGTCACGACGCGCATCACCCGTGTTGAGAGTGAGCCATTCAAGACTGAAGGCCGCGTGATGGTCAATGCCGGCTGGATGACCGTCTATGGTCGCGACGCGGAAACCGACGAAACACCGACGCTCGTGGCCGTCGAGGCGAACGAATCGGTGAAGACCGAGAACATCGAAGTCCAGGGGCAGCAGACCAAACCCCCGGCGCGCTTCTCGGAAGCGACGTTGCTCGGCGCGATGGAAGGCGCGGGCAAATTGATTGAGGACGAGGAGTTGCGCGAGGCGATGATCGAGAAAGGCCTCGGCACGCCCGCGACGCGCTCGACGATCATCGAAGGTTTGATTTACGAGAAATATGTTTTGCGCAACGGCCGCGAATTGCAGCCGACCGCGAAAGCGTTCTCGATCATCACGCTCTTGCGCGGATTGCAGATCCCGCAGTTGTGCTCGCCGGAATTGACGGGCGAATGGGAATTCAAATTGAACCTGATGGCGCGCGGCAAAATGAAGCGCGATCAGTTCATGCAGGAAATCGCCGATGCGACGCGGGACATCGTGGCGAAAGCCAAGAGCCACGAGAGCGACACCGTGCCGGGCGATTACGGCAAGCTGAATGTGCCGTGCCCGAAATGCGGCGGCGAGATTCTGGAAAATTATAAAAAATTCCAGTGCCAGAAATGTGATTTTGCGCTTTGGAAAATCGTCGCGGGGCGGCAGTTGGAAATTTCTGAAGTTGAAGAACTGATCAAGCTCGGCAAGGTGGGCCCGTTGCAGGGTTTCCGCAGCAAGCAGGGTTTTCCCTTCGCGGCGATCATCAAAATGGGGCCGGAATTCAAACCGGAATTCGATTTCGGCAACGACCAGTCGAAGGATGGCGAGGCCGCCGCGCCGGTGGATTTCACGGGCAAGGAGCCGCTGGGCAAATGTCCGAAGTGCGGCTCGCGCGTGTTCGACACCGGCATGAAATATGTCTGCGAGAAGGCCGTTGGCCCGGACAAGACCTGCACCTTCACGACCGGGAAAATTATTTTGCAGCAGACCATTGAACCCGCGCAGGTGGTGAAATTATTGACCGAAGGCAAGACGGATTTGTTGAAAGGTTTCGTCTCGAAGAAAAATAATCGCAAATTCGAGGCGCGGCTAATCTTGAAGGATGGCGGGACGGCCTTTGAATTTGCGCCGCGTGAAAAGAAGGGCAAAGGCAAAGATGGCGCGCCGAAGGAGCCGATGCCGAAAATTGATTTCACCGGCAAAGAAGTCGTCGGCAAATGTCCCAAGTGCGGCGGGCGAGTATTCGATACGGAAGAGGGTTACATCTGCGAGAATTCGCAACTCGACGCTAAGCCGTGCAAGTTCAAGAAGATCAGCAAGGAACTTTTGCAGCAGCCGATTGACCACGCGCAGGCGGAAAAATTACTGGCGAATGGCAAGACGGATTTGCTCGAAAAATTTATTTCCAAGGCCGGGCGTCCGTTCCCCGCGTATCTGGTGATGGATAAAACCGGCAAAGTTTCGTTCGAGTTTCCGCCGCGCGAGGGCGAGGGCTGA
- a CDS encoding tyrosine recombinase XerC, which translates to MKAEPQSNPPAVDQGIQKFLAHLATDRGASIYTQRNYRQALVEFQRWLREERQQSPDWSALQRDDFRGYVRFLGRGKLSRAAIQLRFCALRTFYKFLIRHGAVKASPIKNLSLPKLEKRLPKFLTAQQMLDLLGAPLKVLEQPKKKGAGRPIAASACYRDVAILETIYSCGLRISELCGLKASDVDWNEQSVRVMGKGKKERTSPIGEPALTAIKNYWRLLEQAPAGDAPVFVAETSAAGKLSPRILQTRLKKYLAMAGLDPKLTPHKLRHSYATHLLDAGADLRSVQELLGHAHLVTTQVYTHLTTERLKRAYDEAHPRA; encoded by the coding sequence GTGAAAGCGGAACCTCAATCAAATCCTCCGGCGGTTGACCAGGGAATCCAAAAATTCCTGGCGCACCTCGCGACGGACCGCGGCGCTTCGATTTACACCCAACGCAATTACCGGCAGGCGTTGGTGGAATTCCAGCGGTGGCTTCGCGAAGAGCGGCAGCAGTCGCCGGACTGGAGCGCGTTGCAGCGGGATGATTTTCGCGGCTACGTGCGGTTCCTCGGACGAGGCAAACTCAGTCGCGCGGCGATCCAACTGCGATTTTGTGCGTTAAGGACGTTTTATAAATTTCTCATCCGGCATGGTGCCGTGAAGGCATCGCCAATCAAAAATCTTTCACTGCCAAAACTCGAGAAACGGCTGCCGAAATTTTTGACCGCCCAGCAAATGCTCGACTTGTTGGGCGCGCCATTGAAAGTTTTGGAGCAACCGAAAAAAAAAGGAGCAGGGCGTCCGATTGCCGCAAGCGCGTGTTATCGCGACGTGGCGATTTTGGAGACGATTTATTCGTGCGGTTTGCGCATCAGCGAATTGTGCGGGCTGAAAGCGTCGGACGTGGACTGGAACGAGCAGTCGGTACGCGTGATGGGGAAGGGGAAGAAGGAGCGGACCTCGCCCATCGGCGAACCGGCACTGACGGCGATAAAAAATTATTGGAGGCTGCTGGAGCAAGCGCCGGCGGGAGACGCGCCGGTGTTCGTCGCGGAAACCAGCGCGGCGGGAAAACTGTCACCGCGAATTTTGCAGACACGTTTGAAAAAATATCTGGCGATGGCAGGGCTCGATCCCAAGCTCACGCCCCACAAGTTGCGCCACAGTTACGCAACGCATCTGCTCGACGCGGGCGCAGATTTGCGGAGCGTTCAGGAGTTGCTCGGCCATGCGCATCTCGTGACTACGCAAGTCTATACGCACCTGACGACGGAGCGGTTGAAGCGAGCGTACGACGAGGCGCACCCGCGGGCCTGA